The proteins below are encoded in one region of Penicillium psychrofluorescens genome assembly, chromosome: 4:
- a CDS encoding uncharacterized protein (ID:PFLUO_007056-T1.cds;~source:funannotate), giving the protein MPPKNVSTRLNPIRLQTINHLRVRRPNQQEQNPCVTVMSSMLNCWASQGYSAEGCAALETQLRKCMDQPKSSEKKKNTVNYHLMRMYPKVVGPRKKGGVLG; this is encoded by the exons ATGCCACCCAAGAACGTGTCAACCCGCCTCAACCCCATCCGTCTACAGACAATCAACCACCTCCGCGTCCGCCGGCCAAACCAGCAGGAACAGAACCCATGCGTGACCGTCATGTCCTCGATGCTGA ACTGCTGGGCTTCCCAGGGATATAGTGCGGAGGGCTGCGCTGCGCTGGAGACGCAATTGCGGAAATGCATGGATCAGCCG AAATCctccgagaagaagaagaataccGTCAACTACCACCTGATGAGAATGTACCCCAAGGTCGTGGGTCCGCGGAAGAAGGGCGGTGTTCTGGGTTGA
- a CDS encoding uncharacterized protein (ID:PFLUO_007057-T1.cds;~source:funannotate), which translates to MSRRLAQMTEDAMLEGGRSARRNVQQAGFSEELKKQLEERMAAASFKSEHAAAHSILDMPSSAGSGTRDIAGATAWTGSESLHDSALRMLDDASKPIRAPYKIPQPVNLRPAPKAKRTPGRRLADAKDRTSTYSLSQAPGFSQEEREELRQQMKEKLNLGARSVPISVHGLSSLANERIEDAIARGQFRKIKRGKGVNTETDHNANSAFIDTTEYFMNKIIQKQEIVPPWIEKQQELAMELNRFRQRLRSEWRRHAARLIASQGGSLEAQMIRAQGFAAAEARLAEHAKLKKSLSEDVTEATAEPSSVSTDEAGEPSVSRESPDEILHLPPLRDPDYLAIERSYHELAVEHLNKLTRSYNLQAPPSAQKPYTSLERELKSCYADIAPQLAEEIKRRATERTTSSTLPARPISSSAAGSFSLGQTSPVADEDQGNNYGMKEFWRDLFSK; encoded by the exons ATGTCCCGGCGCCTGGCCCAAATGACCGAAGATGCGATGCTGGAAGGAGGCCGGTCTGCACGCCGCAACGTGCAGCAGGCGGGATTTTCGGAAGAGCTGAAGAAGCAGTTGGAAGAGCGGATGGCGGCCGCTTCATTCAAAAGCGAGCATGCCGCTGCTCATTCGATTCTAGATATGCCG TCGAGCGCCGGCTCAGGTACACGCGACATCGCTGGAGCGACTGCGTGGACAGGTTCAGAAAGCCTACACGACTCCGCTCTGCGCATGCTCGACGACGCAAGCAAACCGATCCGAGCCCCCTACAAGATCCCCCAGCCGGTCAACCTCCGACCAGCCCCGAAAGCCAAGCGAACCCCCGGCCGCCGCTTAGCAGATGCAAAGGATCGCACCTCTACATACTCACTCAGCCAAGCACCGGGCTTCTCGcaagaagagcgagaggaaCTGCGCCAACAGATGAAGGAAAAACTAAACCTGGGAGCACGCTCGGTGCCCATCTCGGTTCACGGTCTCTCATCATTAGCCAACGAGCGCATCGAAGACGCAATTGCGCGCGGCCAGTTCCGCAAGATCAAGCGCGGGAAGGGTGTCAATACCGAGACCGACCATAATGCGAACAGTGCATTTATTGACACGACGGAATACTTCATGAacaagatcatccagaaacAGGAGATCGTACCGCCGTGGATTGAGAAGCAGCAGGAACTTGCCATGGAGCTCAATCGTTTCCGGCAGCGCCTGCGCAGTGAGTGGCGCAGACATGCGGCACGGCTGATTGCCAGCCAGGGCGGGTCGTTAGAGGCGCAGATGATACGGGCGCAGGGATTTGCTGCGGCCGAGGCTCGGTTGGCAGAGCATGCCAAGCTGAAGAAGTCCCTGTCGGAAGATGTCACTGAAGCGACCGCCGAGCCCTCATCAGTTTCCACAGACGAAGCCGGCGAACCGAGTGTTAGCAGGGAATCCCCGGACGAAatcctccatctcccgcCCCTTCGGGATCCCGATTACCTCGCCATCGAACGATCCTACCACGAGCTGGCGGTGGAGCATTTGAATAAACTCACGCGCTCGTACAACCTCCAAGCACCACCCTCGGCACAGAAGCCGTATACCAGCCTCGAGCGCGAGCTCAAATCCTGCTACGCCGACATCGCACCCCAgttggccgaggagatcaaacGACGGGCTACCGAACGAACTACCAGCTCAACATTGCCTGCTCGACCGATTTCGTCGAGTGCGGCGGGTTCCTTTAGTCTAGGGCAGACCTCGCCCGTGGCCGACGAGGATCAGGGCAATAACTACGGGATGAAGGAGTTCTGGCGGGACCTCTTTTCGAAATAG
- a CDS encoding uncharacterized protein (ID:PFLUO_007058-T1.cds;~source:funannotate): protein MTPALVTCWSLVLLAVIFPSVRGDSDVKTDRGGHLDKPLLAIQLGSVAAAYVSFVAILLALLLFVGRRLRQTVQSSNYSLQMEMLRPVKQTLSMDPSPISPMSQNIPSPSKSGFTMSWGSLAKGAKASHPSANNSVMTVDESVVASDRQRAQDEMEKLYAAVMEHDEQKATGSEVSVREPDSSPDSNYTNPFTDRASVPDAPPMSPLKSPRASRLSRLFTSNSSPRPSGEPNKLRSPRLSNIRKAQISSPLASPEMVASPKLTYSQDQPPLSPRIYTPGPPPQAPRGSAMVQFQNPYAGRARPPAPLSLATAANPSSSTSLPFRDAYPPQSAPATKTTILDRPTKHRNGPMTGMPTPYSPYMPFTPVTPFTPGRTVNKRQRKREEKENGLRVLIEDDLVKDDNDMWG from the coding sequence ATGACTCCAGCCCTAGTCACCTGCTGGTCACTGGTTCTTCTGGCGGTTATTTTTCCCTCGGTTCGCGGGGACTCAGATGTGAAGACGGATCGTGGAGGGCACCTCGACAAACCCTTACTCGCCATCCAGCTAGGCagcgtcgccgccgcctACGTGAGCTTCgttgccatcctcctcgctcttctgCTCTTTGTCGGACGACGACTGCGTCAGACTGTCCAGTCATCCAACTATTCactgcagatggagatgctgaGGCCCGTCAAACAAACTCTCAGCATGGATCCCAGTCCCATCTCTCCCATGTCGCAGAACATTCCCAGCCCAAGCAAGTCCGGCTTCACCATGTCGTGGGGTAGTCTGGCGAAGGGTGCCAAGGCCTCTCACCCATCCGCCAACAACAGCGTCATGACCGTCGATGAGTCGGTGGTGGCGTCCGATCGACAGCGAGCACAggacgagatggagaagctgTACGCCGCGGTCATGGAACACGACGAGCAAAAGGCCACCGGCTCCGAGGTCTCTGTGAGAGAACCAGACTCGTCACCGGACAGCAACTATACCAACCCGTTCACAGACCGGGCCTCGGTGCCTGACGCCCCTCCAATGTCGCCGCTGAAGTCGCCCCGGGCCTCTCGGCTGTCCAGGCTCTTCACCTCGAACTCGAGCCCCCGACCGAGCGGGGAACCGAACAAGTTGCGCTCCCCGCGCCTATCCAACATTCGGAAAGCCCAAATATCATCTCCGCTCGCCTCGCCCGAGATGGTGGCTTCGCCCAAACTCACCTACTCTCAGGACCAGCCGCCGCTGTCACCGCGGATCTACACCCCCGGTCCTCCGCCCCAGGCTCCTCGAGGGTCAGCGATGGTTCAGTTTCAGAACCCATATGCAGGTCGCGCCCGGCCACCCGCGCCGCTAAGCCTGGCCACAGCCGCAAACCCATCTTCGTCCACCTCCCTGCCCTTCCGCGATGCCTATCCACCGCAGAGTGCACCAGCCACCAAGACGACCATTCTAGACCGGCCAACCAAGCACCGCAATGGTCCCATGACAGGAATGCCAACGCCGTATAGTCCGTACATGCCGTTTACTCCCGTGACTCCATTCACGCCGGGTCGGACTGTTAACAAGAGGCAGCGGAAacgagaggagaaggagaatggtCTGCGCGTGTTGATTgaagatgacctggtcaaggATGATAATGATATGTGGGGATGA
- a CDS encoding uncharacterized protein (ID:PFLUO_007059-T1.cds;~source:funannotate) has protein sequence MALSNQTVGFVGCGNMGGAVLKGVLDSAFTNNNAEKPPPISNFIATTRSEASAEKLRASIPAEHQSRVKVVHGQSVEVMRDADVVILGFKPFMAQDILSGPGVRGALAGKLVISMLGGQPPENLADIIRSGTPGDVAEPFLVKAIPNMGAPFRQSMTMIETPNESLPALMLEIVEWIFNQVGKIWYLPRELTDVGSMLTGASLAAMTIPIEGLLDGAVAEGIKRPEAMQMILQGLKGLTAALESGIHPAVLRESISSPRGCTIQGLLTLERAGTRSDFADALINGTRHFQQPKK, from the exons ATGGCTTTATCAAACCAAACAGTCGGATTCGTCGGATGCG GGAACATGGGCGGGGCAGTGCTGAAGGGGGTGTTGGATTCTGCATTCACAAACAACAACGCAGAAAAGCCTCCGCCTATATCCAACTTTATCGCAACCACGCGGTCAGAGGCCTCTGCCGAAAAGCTGAGAGCCTCTATTCCAGCAGAGCACCAATCGCGCGTTAAAGTTGTCCATGGACAGAGTGTCGAGGTGATGCGGGATGCAGACGTGGTGATTCTCGGGTTCAAGCCGTTCATGGCTCAGGATATTCTCAGTGGTCCAGGTGTTAGGGGCGCTCTGGCCGGGAAACTGGTCATCAGTATGCTGGGCGGACAACCGCCCGAGAACCTGGCTGATATCATTCGGTCCGGGACACCGGGTGACGTTGCGGAGCCTTTCCTAGTGAAAGCGATTCCGAACATGGGAGCGCCGTTCCGGCAGTCAATGACCATGATCGAAACGCCAAACGAGTCTCTGCCAGCTTTGATGCTAGAGATCGTGGAGTGGATCTTCAACCAAGTGGGCAAGATCTGGTATCTTCCTCGCGAGCTCACGGACGTCGGCTCGATGCTGACCGGTGCATCTCTCGCGGCGATGACCATCCCGATTGAGGGACTGCTCGACGGTGCAGTGGCGGAGGGGATCAAGCGGCCTGAGGCCATGCAGATGATTCTCCAAGGACTGAAAGGCTTGACTGCGGCGCTGGAATCGGGTATTCACCCTGCGGTTTTGCGGGAGAGCATTTCTTCCCCGAGAGGGTGTACAATTCAGGGTCTTTTGACGCTTGAAAGAGCTGGGACTCGCTCGGATTTTGCGGATGCACTGATCAATGGGACTCGCCATTTTCAACAACCGAAGAAATAG
- a CDS encoding uncharacterized protein (ID:PFLUO_007060-T1.cds;~source:funannotate) has translation MTLAQIQLEIRRIIYEYLLCFEEIVFTAGIRTAWITPHRSGLYLQHNPTNHPLAIMSANHQVYEEARQVFFGLNRFAFSCPRSLPLFLVGIGQQNAVLLRSVRWKNVHGYQEQYEEVAEKIRACLNEKTETLRSDFFIDHLVAEPYDWNSDRHKMRPRTNADALDGRERWSMDAIWHRYNLHGQEIYGQATVTFELCVEQYT, from the coding sequence ATGACACTGGCACAAATTCAACTAGAGATTCGGAGGATCATCTACGAATATCTCCTGTGCTTCGAGGAGATAGTCTTCACTGCGGGTATCCGCACAGCATGGATCACACCCCATCGAAGTGGGCTCTACCTGCAGCATAACCCCACAAATCACCCCCTGGCAATCATGTCGGCCAACCATCAGGTCTACGAGGAAGCGCGGCAAGTATTTTTCGGCCTCAATAGATTCGCCTTTTCGTGCCCGAGAAGTCTGCCTCTCTTCTTAGTAGGGATCGGCCAGCAAAACGCCGTGCTCCTTCGTTCAGTACGCTGGAAGAATGTCCACGGATACCAAGAGCAATACGAGGAAGTGGCTGAAAAGATCCGCGCGTGTCTGAATGAGAAAACGGAGACACTAAGATCCGACTTCTTCATAGACCATTTGGTCGCCGAACCGTATGACTGGAACTCCGACCGGCATAAAATGCGACCGAGGACCAATGCCGATGCTTTGGATGGGCGAGAGCGGTGGAGTATGGATGCCATCTGGCATAGATACAATCTGCACGGGCAGGAAATCTACGGCCAGGCAACGGTGACGTTCGAGCTATGTGTGGAACAGTATACATAG
- a CDS encoding uncharacterized protein (ID:PFLUO_007061-T1.cds;~source:funannotate), producing the protein MGSELGITANTKPGLAITPVSIWWVCWMGIWTVCVALGMAYLIVHRNSPTVRIRGLGLSLSAVVLLHMYWASVQTGVMIGAMMPGDAQYWIMGTYLPCGMALFHASNSRFLHVAKLQKKYVQPRNSICGSPSQRRGLISRFHRLAYTTKTLITVSILMVVQIFLTVLMYLISRKWHSSWGIPGTEVHGTPMEQKTEQGTGWEWWPGVVSQFFWSWLVAPIVLWKSRNIHDTQGWRVQTIGCAIAGLHATPMWLIALYVPGMAPANQYWIPPQWICLSVVFLEIFTVFVPCWEVMRRQTLRRETLDAIAQWEKRNKASDSGAKSLDSGSTMVESLLSGRKSRKSVRTNASEESILTMSALEYVLERNPGPLQEFSALREFSGENVAFLTAVSDWKNSLPPSVQDGTAFKDKNSKDMIRSHFNRALHIYAEFISREHAEFPLNIASTDVRKLQNTFDNATRIVYGEKDEPNPVSPFSATFPVDAPLSPSTSTNSEKTLNVSESDTLKNLVQYWGEVPAEFDASVFDNAEHSIKYLVLTNTWPKFVKDPKTWGGQV; encoded by the exons ATGGGATCTGAACTCGGAATCACCGCCAACACCAAGCCCGGGCTGGCAATCACCCCCGTGAGCATCTGGTGGGTATGCTGGATGGGTATCTGGACGGTCTGCGTCGCACTAGGCATGGCCTATTTGATTGTGCACCGCAACAGCCCTACTGTCCGCATTCGAGGCTTGGGGCTGTCCCTCTCGGCCGTCGTGCTTCTTCACATGTACTGGGCGTCTGTCCAAACCGGAGTCATGATTGGCGCGATGATGCCGGGAGATGCCCAGTATTGGATTATGGGCACTTACTTGCCCTGTGGCATGGCCCTGTTCCATGCTTCCAACAGTCGCTTCCTCCACGTTGCCAAGCTGCAAAAGAAATATGTCCAACCACGCAACAGCATCTGCGGCTCTCCATCACAGCGGCGTGGCTTGATCAGCCGTTTCCACCGACTCGCCTATACGACAAAGACTCTGATTACCGTTAGTATCTTAATGGTCGTTCAG ATATTCCTCACGGTCCTAATGTACCTCATCTCTCGCAAATGGCATAGCTCCTGGGGCATTCCCGGAACTGAGGTTCACGGTACCCCAATGGAACAGAAGACGGAGCAGGGCACAGGGTGGGAATG GTGGCCGGGTGTGGTTTCGCAGTTCTTCTGGTCTTGGCTTGTTGCCCCCATCGTTCTCTGGAAGTCTCGCAACATCCACGATACTCAGGGCTGGCGCGTTCAGACAATTGGCTGCGCAATTGCTGG CCTCCACGCTACCCCCATGTGGCTAATCGCTCTCTATGTCCCCGGCATGGCACCGGCCAACCAGTACTGGATCCCTCCTCAGTG GATCTGCCTCTCTGTGGTCTTCCTGGAGATATTTACAGTCTTCGTTCCCTGCTGGGAGGTTATGCGCCGCCAGACTCTCCGTCGAGAGACACTCGACGCAATTGCTCAgtgggagaaaagaaacaaggCTTCCGACTCCGGGGCCAAGTCTCTCGATTCTGGTTCTACTATGGTCGAGTCCCTGCTGTCCGGTCGGAAGTCAAGGAAATCCGTCCGGACCAATGCCTCCGAAGAGAGTATCCTGACTATGAGTGCACTTGAGTACGTCCTTGAGCGTAACCCGGGTCCTCTTCAGGAGTTCTCCGCCCTTCGCGAGTTCTCCGGAGAGAATGTTGCCTTTCTCACTGCCGTCTCCGATTGGAAGAACTCGCTGCCTCCTTCCGTCCAGGATGGCACTGCTTTTAAAGACAAAAACTCCAAGGATATGATCCGAAGCCATTTCAACCGTGCGCTGCACATCTACGCCGAGTTCATTAGTCGCGAGCATGCCGAGTTCCCTCTGAATATCGCTTCCACCGACGTCAGGAAACTCCAAAACACTTTCGACAATGCTACTCGTATTGTGTACGGCGAGAAGGACGAGCCTAACCCCGTCAGTCCTTTCTCCGCTACCTTCCCTGTGGATGCACCTCTGTCGCCCAGTACCTCAACCAACTCGGAGAAGACACTGAATGTTTCAGAGTCCGATACCCTCAAGAACCTCGTGCAGTACTGGGGCGAGGTTCCAGCGGAGTTTGATGCTTCTGTCTTCGACAACGCTGAACACAGCATCAAATACCTCGTTCTCACCAACACATGGCCCAAGTTTGTCAAGGACCCCAAGACCTGGGGTGGACAGGTTTGA